The Candidatus Micrarchaeia archaeon genome contains a region encoding:
- a CDS encoding cation transporter dimerization domain-containing protein, translated as ILVALFMLRVVKEVGGGALSELTDASPPREKLEEYGKAVLGVKGVKCFHRMRARSSGGEITLDLHVQLDPKTSLKRAHAVCGIVKYELKKKFPEITEVLVHAEPYGKSSARAPKFGS; from the coding sequence ATTTTAGTGGCGCTTTTCATGCTCCGCGTGGTCAAGGAAGTTGGCGGAGGCGCGCTTTCCGAGCTCACGGACGCAAGCCCGCCGCGCGAAAAGCTCGAGGAATACGGGAAGGCAGTGCTCGGCGTAAAGGGCGTGAAATGCTTCCACCGCATGAGGGCGCGAAGCTCCGGCGGCGAGATAACGCTTGACTTGCATGTGCAGCTTGACCCAAAGACATCTCTCAAGCGCGCGCACGCAGTATGCGGAATAGTGAAATACGAACTGAAGAAAAAGTTCCCTGAAATAACCGAGGTGCTGGTGCATGCGGAGCCTTACGGCAAAAGCTCTGCGCGCGCGCCGAAATTCGGGAGCTGA
- a CDS encoding KH domain-containing protein: protein MQILKIPSARVPAVLGESGETKDYLEQRMKVTLNVDSDGSVEIGGESIDEFIAKDVIKAIGRGFEPAIALKLLSDDFGFKLIDLRDYADSPKAQHRILGRIIGEKGRTKEIINEEIGAYLAIHGHTVGIISKLDTLDYALTAVFKLIEGANHATVYAYLEKCRRKMNEEEVKRLF from the coding sequence ATGCAGATACTCAAAATCCCCTCCGCCCGCGTCCCTGCGGTCCTTGGCGAATCTGGCGAGACCAAGGACTATCTTGAGCAGCGGATGAAGGTCACGCTCAACGTCGACTCCGACGGCTCGGTGGAGATAGGCGGGGAAAGCATCGACGAGTTCATCGCAAAAGACGTAATAAAGGCGATAGGCAGGGGCTTTGAGCCCGCAATCGCGCTCAAGCTCCTCTCGGACGACTTCGGCTTCAAGCTCATCGACCTTCGCGACTACGCGGATTCCCCGAAAGCGCAGCATCGCATACTCGGCAGGATAATCGGGGAAAAAGGCAGGACGAAGGAGATAATAAACGAGGAAATCGGCGCTTATCTTGCAATCCACGGGCACACCGTGGGCATAATCTCGAAACTGGACACGCTTGATTATGCGCTCACTGCGGTTTTCAAGCTCATCGAGGGCGCAAACCACGCTACGGTTTACGCCTACCTCGAAAAATGCCGCCGCAAGATGAACGAGGAGGAAGTGAAGCGGCTTTTTTAG
- a CDS encoding TMEM175 family protein, with amino-acid sequence MEGGKDEKTTFRIEAFSDAIFAFSMTLLVFSIKTPDVPDTAVSGTITAWILTLLPKFLIYVFTFVMVGIYWIAHHRTFEHIIRHDSRLMWLNLAFLLVISLLPFPTAILGEYGDNSEAVALYGFSMGLSGALLMAVWAYATDGKRLVSKSMPDEEIRGTRARGTATAGIFLLSAPLAFIDPTLAMLSWLSIPFLQGFMAKKG; translated from the coding sequence ATGGAAGGGGGAAAGGACGAAAAGACGACTTTTCGCATAGAGGCTTTCTCGGATGCGATTTTCGCATTCTCCATGACCCTTCTCGTTTTCAGCATAAAAACCCCCGATGTCCCCGACACGGCGGTTTCCGGCACCATAACCGCATGGATACTCACCCTCCTGCCAAAATTCCTCATATATGTCTTCACATTCGTCATGGTCGGCATCTACTGGATAGCGCACCACCGCACGTTCGAGCACATAATAAGGCATGACAGCCGGCTCATGTGGCTCAATCTCGCGTTTCTTCTCGTCATTTCGCTCCTTCCCTTCCCGACCGCCATACTCGGCGAGTACGGGGACAATTCCGAGGCTGTCGCCCTCTACGGCTTTTCCATGGGGCTTTCAGGCGCGCTCCTGATGGCGGTATGGGCTTATGCGACGGACGGAAAGAGGCTGGTCTCAAAAAGCATGCCCGATGAGGAAATAAGGGGCACCCGCGCGCGCGGGACTGCGACTGCGGGGATATTCCTGCTTTCCGCGCCCCTTGCATTCATCGACCCGACCCTTGCCATGCTTTCCTGGCTCTCCATACCTTTCCTGCAGGGCTTCATGGCGAAGAAAGGATAG
- the top6B gene encoding DNA topoisomerase VI subunit B has protein sequence MATTTEKIFTEFKEHSVAEFFKKNQQMLGFSGKTRSLTTIVHEYVTNSLDACEEAGILPEVTVTVTELDKEKYRVVCEDNGPGIPERHLGKALGQMLAGTKFHRYAQQRGQQGIGASGCTMYAQITTGKPVKVVSRYDRKKITCEVSIDLKSNSANVANVVKEEGDFGCGLSVDAEVADVKYDKSSFGVYEYVRRTALANPHLQIILVDPEKQKSAFPRSSDKIPEKPVIVQPHPLGLSTNDLIDFAHREKECRRVSSFLQERFARVSAAKVEELRTLAPDVDLNKKPSDLQWAEAEKLVKAFAQAKWIAPATDSVKPIGKGQIEKSLQNILAPEFVVVTERSPKIFKGGIPFMVEAAIAYGGGAGRKAGDLSSSEVIRYANRAPLLFDNSGCAITEAVKAIDWKRYKLRNFEEEPLSIFVNISSVYVPYTSAGKQAISNDDEILQEIKNAIMEAARDLQRYLSGKHRERDRTERKKAILRYVNQLSKDLPELAGKGKPAEIEKKLNHMIETKYSGQIENGDDGEEAENGNGNGKIADEEEIDE, from the coding sequence ATGGCGACCACTACTGAAAAGATATTCACCGAGTTCAAGGAGCATTCCGTCGCGGAATTTTTCAAGAAGAACCAGCAGATGCTCGGCTTCTCAGGCAAGACCCGCTCGCTCACGACCATCGTCCACGAATACGTGACAAACTCCCTTGACGCATGCGAAGAGGCGGGGATATTGCCCGAAGTTACGGTGACCGTCACCGAGCTTGACAAGGAAAAGTACCGCGTGGTGTGCGAGGACAACGGGCCGGGCATCCCGGAAAGGCACCTTGGCAAGGCGCTCGGGCAGATGCTCGCAGGCACGAAATTCCACCGCTACGCGCAGCAGCGCGGGCAGCAGGGGATAGGCGCGTCCGGCTGCACAATGTACGCGCAGATAACGACCGGCAAGCCCGTGAAGGTGGTCTCGCGCTACGACAGGAAGAAAATAACCTGCGAAGTATCCATCGATCTCAAGTCGAACTCCGCGAACGTGGCGAACGTGGTGAAGGAGGAAGGGGATTTCGGTTGCGGCCTTTCGGTGGATGCCGAAGTCGCCGACGTGAAATACGACAAGAGCAGCTTCGGCGTATACGAGTATGTCCGCCGCACCGCGCTTGCAAACCCGCATCTCCAGATAATCCTGGTCGACCCTGAAAAGCAGAAGTCCGCATTCCCGCGCTCAAGCGACAAGATACCTGAAAAGCCCGTGATTGTCCAGCCCCATCCGCTCGGGCTTTCCACAAACGACCTTATCGATTTCGCGCACCGTGAAAAGGAATGCAGGCGGGTCTCCTCTTTCCTGCAGGAGCGCTTCGCGCGCGTGTCTGCGGCAAAGGTGGAGGAGCTCCGCACCCTCGCGCCCGATGTCGACCTGAACAAGAAGCCATCCGATCTGCAGTGGGCAGAAGCTGAAAAGCTCGTAAAAGCATTCGCGCAGGCAAAATGGATAGCGCCTGCGACCGACTCTGTGAAGCCGATTGGCAAGGGGCAGATTGAAAAATCGCTCCAGAACATACTCGCGCCGGAATTCGTGGTGGTCACCGAGCGCTCGCCCAAGATATTCAAGGGCGGAATCCCCTTCATGGTGGAGGCGGCAATCGCCTATGGCGGGGGTGCCGGGAGGAAGGCGGGCGACCTGTCCTCAAGCGAAGTGATACGCTACGCCAACCGCGCGCCTTTGCTTTTTGACAATTCCGGCTGCGCAATAACCGAGGCTGTGAAGGCGATAGACTGGAAGCGCTACAAGCTTCGGAACTTCGAGGAGGAGCCGTTGAGCATTTTCGTGAACATCTCAAGCGTCTATGTGCCCTACACATCAGCTGGCAAGCAGGCGATTTCAAACGACGATGAGATACTTCAGGAGATAAAGAACGCGATAATGGAGGCCGCGCGCGATTTGCAGCGCTACCTTTCAGGAAAGCACCGCGAGCGCGACAGGACCGAGCGGAAGAAGGCAATCCTGCGCTATGTGAACCAGCTTTCAAAGGACCTGCCCGAGCTTGCGGGCAAGGGCAAGCCCGCGGAAATCGAGAAGAAGCTCAACCACATGATTGAAACGAAGTACTCCGGGC